From a single Porites lutea chromosome 10, jaPorLute2.1, whole genome shotgun sequence genomic region:
- the LOC140949970 gene encoding ras-related protein Rab-38-like: MATKYELPEEANVKLLSNLGEEVEMKTFKTNVRSTLEYDENQRLLIKILCLGDYTGGVDKKGVLIKDYLQVTPPAPNPSIVHLGPLISCDFHLKTIKWEKVGDHNPWPITIKLHLFEVAEQERYCTHMRNVYYRDIHGALIFWGPGNSSSLDGAPKWLKDVNRTCPSIPCVLVTDNTSNKPLYGPGEKFENKMAFDQFWKDHGFVGHFEIKSRDWESGENSVFYGALLVP, translated from the coding sequence ATGGCTACAAAGTATGAGTTACCCGAAGAAGCCAACGTAAAACTACTAAGCAATTTGGGAGAGGAAGTAGAAATGAAGACCTTTAAAACAAACGTTCGATCGACTTTAGAGTATGACGAAAATCAAAGGCTGCTTATCAAAATTCTTTGCCTCGGAGACTATACCGGGGGAGTGGACAAAAAAGGGGTACTTATAAAAGATTACCTGCAAGTCACACCACCGGCACCGAACCCATCTATCGTCCATCTGGGGCCACTAATCAGTTGCGACTTTCacttgaaaacaataaaatgggAAAAAGTCGGCGATCACAATCCATGGCCAATTACCATCAAATTACATTTATTTGAGGTGGCAGAACAAGAGCGCTACTGTACACACATGAGAAATGTTTATTATAGGGACATTCATGGGGCATTAATATTCTGGGGTCCGGGCAATTCATCCTCACTGGATGGAGCCCCGAAATGGTTGAAAGACGTGAACAGAACTTGTCCATCAATTCCGTGCGTTCTTGTCACGGACAACACTTCAAATAAGCCTCTGTACGGTCCTGGCGAGAAATTCGAGAATAAGATGGCATTTGATCAGTTCTGGAAAGATCACGGCTTTGTCGGTCATTTTGAGATCAAGTCCCGTGACTGGGAATCTGGTGAAAATAGCGTTTTCTACGGAGCCCTGTTAGTGCCATAA